The segment CCGAAAGTAAGTTGGAGACATATCCTGTTTTTCCTTCATCTATGTTAGAACTCAGGGTTCGGTTAACTCCATAAAATACAAAAAGGATGTTTACCATTCTCAACCAAAGTACGTCTGATAATCCTAAGAAATCTATAACTAAGAAATAGATAGAAATTCCGGCAAATATTATAATTGCATTTATAAGTTCTTTTGGCAGTTTCATGTTGATAGCGTTTAAGTGAATACTAAAGGAGTCTACCAAATTTAAGAAATTATCTTTAAAAAGTCAATTATTTAACAGAAAAGGAAAGAAAATAAAAACTAAAATAGAATTATCGCAATTGGTTAATGTAATTTTCTGCCATCACTTTATCTTTACCCAGCTGGGTTTTTAATGCGTCAATAGTTTCGAATTTTTGTTCTGAGCGCATTCTGTGCAAAAGCGAAACCGTAATTTTTTGACCATACAAATCTTGTTTGAAATCAAAAAGATTGATTTCAATGGTTTGAGTCGTTCCGTCTACAGTTGGACGCGTACCAATATTCATCATGCCAAAAACAGTTTCCCCGTTTAGGATACTTTTGGCTACGTAAACACCATTTAGTGGAATGAGTTTGTAATCTTCTTCTATTTTGATGTTTGCCGTCGGATAACCAATAGTTCTTCCCAATTGTTTGCCTTTAGAAATGATTCCGCTTAGCGAATAATTGTAGCCTAAATAAGTTGTAGCCAATTCGATATTTCCTTCTAAAAGCGCATTTCTTATTTTGGTAGAACTAATAGAAACTTCGTTGATTTCTGCTGCCGAAATTTGCTCTACTTGAAAGCCATAGGTTTCACCAAAACCAATTAAATCATCTATGTTAGCGGTTCTGTTTCTGCCAAAGCGATGGTCATGACCGATAATTATTTTTTTGATTTTGAAAACATCAACTAAAACTTCTTTGACAAATTCTTCAGCAGTTAGTCTGGAAAATTCTTTGTCAAACGGATGCACAACGAGGTTGTCAATCCCTAAGTTATCAAGTAGTTCAATTTTTTCATTTAAGGTGTTGAGTTGTTTCATCTCAGTGCCTTCCTGAAGTACCATTCTGGGATGTGGAAAAAAAGTAAGTACCAAACTTTCACAATTTAAATCATGAGCGCTTTGGGTAATTTGTGCTAAGATTTTTTTGTGTCCAAGATGTACACCATCAAAAGTACCAATAGTTACAATTGTTGGCTTAACGGTATTGAATGACTTTATGGAATTGAATATTTTCAAAGATAAAATGTATTCCGCAAAAATATGTTTTAGAAATTTAATATAATAATTTTCATTAAAAAAACACGAATAAATAGGAATTTGTTAAAGTTTTGAGGTATTAACCTAAAAAACAGAATCGTTACTTGTAAATAATTAAAAGATAACTATCTTTGAACGCTTATAACAAACCTAATATATTATGAAAAAAACACTACTACTAACGTTTATTGCTGTTTTATTTTTCACAAACAGTAATGGGCAAAATTCACTTTGGGAAAAAGTATCACAAAGTAAGATAAATAATTTGCCAAAAATGGATCGGGCTTCTATCCCAAGCAAATACGATTTATATTCTTTAAATTTTAATGCATTAAAAACACAGTTGCAAAATGCTCCTTTAGCATCGAGCAACATCCAGTCAAACGTAATTGTTACTTTTCCAAATTCAAATGGGGAAATGCAAAATTACAGAATTTATGAAGCACCAATAATGGAAGCTGGATTGTCTGTAAAATTCCCGGATATAAAATCGTATTCAGGAAAAGGTGTTGAAGACCCAACGGCTTCTATCCGTTTTAGTACGACGATTTTTGGACTACATGTAATGTCTCTTTCAGGAAATTCAGGTACTTTTTATATAGATACTTATACTAAAGATCTAAATAATTATATCGTTTATAACAGAAACAGTGTCACTGGCAGCAAAACTTTTAGCTGTTTAGTAGAAGATGATGCCGAAGCGATTGCTGCTAAAACTACTCCAAATGTAACATTGGTTAACGATGGTTTGTTCAGAGTTTATAGATTAGCTATGGCTTGTACCATTGAATATGCTGCATATCATATTACAGCAGCAGGTGTTGGAGGCGGTACATTAGCACAGAGAAAAGCAGCGGTACTTGCTGCAATGAATGTAACAATGACAAGAGTGAATGGCTTATATGAAAGAGATATGTCTTTGCGTATGAATTTAGTAGCCAATAATGATTTGATTATTTTTGTTACTAGTGATAACTTTACTAATGACAGTTCTACTAATTTGATTGCAGAAAGTCAAAGCGAAATTGACACCTACATTGGTTCTGCCAATTATGATATTGGCCATACTGTAAGTACCGGTGGTGGTGGATTAGCAGGCTTAGGTGTTGTTTGTATAGCAGGCAGCAAAGGAAGAGGGATTACTGGTTCTCCGGCACCTGTTGGCGATCCTTATGATATAGATTATGTAGCTCATGAAATGGGTCATCAATTTGGAGGGCAACATACTTTTAATAATGATTGTGGAGGTAACAGATCAACTTCTTCTTCAGTAGAGCCGGGAAGCGGTACTACTATTATGGGTTATGCCGGAATTTGTGCACCGGATATTCAATCAAATAGTGATGTGTATTTTCATGCTATCAGCATTGCGCAAATGACAACTGTTGTTACAACTACTGCAACGTGTTCTGTGAATACTGCTAGTGGGAATACTGCACCGGTTGTTGATGCAGGGCTAAATTATACCATTCCAAACGGAACAGCCTTTATCTTAAAAGGAACCGCTTCTGATGCTAATGGAGATGCATTAACCTATTGCTGGGAGCAAACAAATACACAGGTTTCTACTCAACCACCAACACAAACAGCAACTACAGGACCAAATTTCAGATCACGTCCACCTTCAACTTCTCCAAATCGTTATATGCCTGTTTTTTCAGAAGTATTAGCTGGTAACTTGGCTCCAACATGGGAAGTTATTCCAACTGTTGCAAGATCATTCACTTTTGCCTTAACAGTTAGAGATAACAGAACGCCAAACGGAGGACAAACGAATAGAGACAATATGATTGTAACATGTGCTGCTGTTGGGCCATTTACGATTACAAATCCTAGTGTTGAGAATGTTTCATGGGGCTTAGGCTCTTCACAAACGATTACTTGGAATGTTGCCGGCACTACAGCAAATAACATTAATACAGCAAACGTAAACATCTTATTGTCAACGGATGGTGGAGCTACTTTCCCAACGGTTTTAGCAGCTAACACTCCTAATGACGGGACACAAACTGTAACAATGCCAACTACCGCTGCTCCTTACTGTCGTATCATGATTGAAGCAGTTGGTAATATATTTTATGCTGTTTCTAAAAGTGTAGCGCTTGGTTATACAATAGCAACTACATGTAATACTTATACAAATACTACTCCTTTGGTGGTTCCTGATGGAGTTGGGGCTAATTCACCGGGAGCAATTGTTTCAAATTCAATAAATGTGCCTATAACAGGTACAATATCTGATGTTAATATTGGATTAAACGTATCACATACTTATCCGCAAGACTTAATAATTGCAATAAATAACCCTGGAAATACAACTCAGGTTCCTGTTTGGAGTAGAGCGTGTGCAGGGAACGATAATTTTAATGTCACTTTAAGTGATGGTGCTGCAGCATTTAGTTGTGCAGCTAATATGACAGGAACATTCGCTCCTTCATCACCTTTAGCTCCTTTCAACGGTGGAAGTACTCTTGGGACATGGTCTTTATTAGCCGGAGATTTTTATAATGATGATACCGGAACAATTAACTCTTGGTCTATTGAAGTGTGTGCCCAAACGCTAACCTTACTTACGGAAGACTTTGGTTTAGATCAGTTTGTACTTTATCCGAATCCGGGGAATGGAAATTTCAACATCCGATTTAATTCTTCATCAAGTAATGAAATTGGCGTTGTTGTTCACGACATCAGAGGTAGAGAAATTTTCAGTAGAAACTATCAAAATACAGGAACATTTGAACAAAACGTTCAGTTGACTTCAGTTCAAGCCGGAGTATATCTTGTAACGGTTAAAGATGGAAATAGAAAAGAAGTAAAAAAACTTATAATAGAATAATCAATTTATAAGTTGAATAAAAAATGTCCTCTTGATTATTCAAGAGGACATTTTTATTTTACAGTAGCCTTAATCGGGTTTATAAGTAGAGGTACTTGACCGACTTTAAAATTTAAATCAAATCGAACAGTATCACCTTCTCGTTTCAAATTTAAGTTTCCTTCTTGTACTTTATAGTTTCCGGTTTGCCCTTTGCCAAAACCAAAACGACCATAAATCATTTTGGATTGCTGTAAATCTTTTCCGCTAAGGATTAAGGTTTGCGTTTTATTATTGATTTCGAAAATAATTTCTTCCCTGTAATTTGCATCCTGAAGGTCTTTTGGAACATTTTTGTCATATCTGTAAATCAATACTGAAGTTTCATTTGACTCCGAAATTTGATAATAGAGACTGCCAAATTCATCAGCTTTGACATCCAAACTTTTATTCTTTAAAAGTTCAACAGTACATTTTCCTTCTTCAGGACAAACAGATTCTATTACACTTTTATTTGATTCTGAAATGGCCGCTTTTGGACATTTACAAAATGACATCATAAATGCCAGTGGGATAAAAAAAAGTCTTTTCATTTTAATAAAATTTATTTCTTGACGATACTCAAAAAGAGTACCGTTTTTATTTACCATTAAAGTTGTTCATGGTTTCGTTTAATCCGGCTAAAGCAAAAGATTCAACTATTTGTTTAGCTATTTCAAATCGTTCAGGAAGCTTTTCTTTTTCAGTATCATTCCATTCACCAAGAACATAATCTACTTGTTGCCCTTTTTTGAATTCATCACTTATGCCAAAACGAAAACGAGGATACTCAGAAGTATTTAAAATAAGCTGAATGTTTTTTAAACCATTATGGCCGCCATCGGTACCTTTTGCTTTTATGCGAATAGTGCCAAAAGCCAGATTCAAATCATCGGTGATTACCAAAACATTTTCTTTGGCAATGTTTTCTTTTTGCATCCAATATTGAACCGCTTTGCCACTTAGATTCATGTATGTATTAGGCTTTAGAAGAATAAGTTTCCTTCCTTTGATACTGAATTCTGTGACAGCGCCAAGCTTAGCCGTTTCAAAAGAAACAGCATGTTTTGAAGCCACATAATCTACTATTTTGAAACCTATATTATGGCGAGTATTTACATATTCGGCACCAATGTTTCCAAGACCGACGATTAGGAATTTTTTCATTTCTTCTGAGTTTTCAGAGATTATATTTTTTCTAAACAGATTTTTAATCCAATTCATTTAACAAAAGTAAACTAATTTGATTGCATAAAAAAAGCACCAGTAAAACTGATGCTTTTCTATAATCGAAAAATAAATTAATTATTTTTTCTTTTTTGCTGCTCCTTTTTCTGCTTTTGCTGCTTCCTGTGCTGCTTTCATAGCCGCACGAGAAATCTTAACTTGAGCTACAACAGTGTTGTCAGGGTGCATCAATTTAAAGTTTGGTGTAGGTAATTTTGTTACATACAATTTGTTACCCATTTGTAATTCAGCAATGTTTGCTTCAACATAATCAGGTAGATTTTTTGGTAAAGCTTTCACTTTTAATCTACGTTGATTCAAGTTCAAAACACCTCCTAAAAGTACACCAGGAGAAGTTCCTGTTACTTTAACCGGTACTTCCATAATGATTTCTTTGTTGTCATCCAATTGAAAGAAGTCAATGTGGTTGATTCTGTCCGAAACCGGGTGAAACTGAATGTCCTGCAATACTGCATTGGTAGTTTTACCATCCAAATCTATCACAACTGTGTG is part of the Flavobacterium sangjuense genome and harbors:
- a CDS encoding bifunctional riboflavin kinase/FAD synthetase, translated to MKIFNSIKSFNTVKPTIVTIGTFDGVHLGHKKILAQITQSAHDLNCESLVLTFFPHPRMVLQEGTEMKQLNTLNEKIELLDNLGIDNLVVHPFDKEFSRLTAEEFVKEVLVDVFKIKKIIIGHDHRFGRNRTANIDDLIGFGETYGFQVEQISAAEINEVSISSTKIRNALLEGNIELATTYLGYNYSLSGIISKGKQLGRTIGYPTANIKIEEDYKLIPLNGVYVAKSILNGETVFGMMNIGTRPTVDGTTQTIEINLFDFKQDLYGQKITVSLLHRMRSEQKFETIDALKTQLGKDKVMAENYINQLR
- a CDS encoding zinc-dependent metalloprotease — protein: MKKTLLLTFIAVLFFTNSNGQNSLWEKVSQSKINNLPKMDRASIPSKYDLYSLNFNALKTQLQNAPLASSNIQSNVIVTFPNSNGEMQNYRIYEAPIMEAGLSVKFPDIKSYSGKGVEDPTASIRFSTTIFGLHVMSLSGNSGTFYIDTYTKDLNNYIVYNRNSVTGSKTFSCLVEDDAEAIAAKTTPNVTLVNDGLFRVYRLAMACTIEYAAYHITAAGVGGGTLAQRKAAVLAAMNVTMTRVNGLYERDMSLRMNLVANNDLIIFVTSDNFTNDSSTNLIAESQSEIDTYIGSANYDIGHTVSTGGGGLAGLGVVCIAGSKGRGITGSPAPVGDPYDIDYVAHEMGHQFGGQHTFNNDCGGNRSTSSSVEPGSGTTIMGYAGICAPDIQSNSDVYFHAISIAQMTTVVTTTATCSVNTASGNTAPVVDAGLNYTIPNGTAFILKGTASDANGDALTYCWEQTNTQVSTQPPTQTATTGPNFRSRPPSTSPNRYMPVFSEVLAGNLAPTWEVIPTVARSFTFALTVRDNRTPNGGQTNRDNMIVTCAAVGPFTITNPSVENVSWGLGSSQTITWNVAGTTANNINTANVNILLSTDGGATFPTVLAANTPNDGTQTVTMPTTAAPYCRIMIEAVGNIFYAVSKSVALGYTIATTCNTYTNTTPLVVPDGVGANSPGAIVSNSINVPITGTISDVNIGLNVSHTYPQDLIIAINNPGNTTQVPVWSRACAGNDNFNVTLSDGAAAFSCAANMTGTFAPSSPLAPFNGGSTLGTWSLLAGDFYNDDTGTINSWSIEVCAQTLTLLTEDFGLDQFVLYPNPGNGNFNIRFNSSSSNEIGVVVHDIRGREIFSRNYQNTGTFEQNVQLTSVQAGVYLVTVKDGNRKEVKKLIIE
- the pth gene encoding aminoacyl-tRNA hydrolase, with the translated sequence MKKFLIVGLGNIGAEYVNTRHNIGFKIVDYVASKHAVSFETAKLGAVTEFSIKGRKLILLKPNTYMNLSGKAVQYWMQKENIAKENVLVITDDLNLAFGTIRIKAKGTDGGHNGLKNIQLILNTSEYPRFRFGISDEFKKGQQVDYVLGEWNDTEKEKLPERFEIAKQIVESFALAGLNETMNNFNGK
- a CDS encoding 50S ribosomal protein L25/general stress protein Ctc — protein: MKSITIKGSQRESVGKVATKAVRNAGMVPCVIYGGKTPVHFAAEEKAFKSLVYTPNAHTVVIDLDGKTTNAVLQDIQFHPVSDRINHIDFFQLDDNKEIIMEVPVKVTGTSPGVLLGGVLNLNQRRLKVKALPKNLPDYVEANIAELQMGNKLYVTKLPTPNFKLMHPDNTVVAQVKISRAAMKAAQEAAKAEKGAAKKKK